From one Humulus lupulus chromosome 8, drHumLupu1.1, whole genome shotgun sequence genomic stretch:
- the LOC133795578 gene encoding F-box/LRR-repeat protein At3g26922-like, producing MAEDRISKLPNTVIGHILSFLPTEDATQTCLLSKRWKLMWHLVPTLSFSDTNFHWSWDFYNYVENCLAHRKKGMYYMDDSVITSFKLEMGYFYQTSNSALLDEWLAFAVKNKVKEINLRLNFSPEDGYYYLLPKTVVNSIDLTILELEGLDLGTSSIKLPALKTLSLKFCYFDDYDLGDGLFKFLLGCPSLEKLLIDSSLNLSSADDQLRLQSSSLKFIKIDNLENVVPLQVEAINLESLELSGFIFKNSSLSACKAIRNLSLTFNDNDCIENMSSLEYIISNLPLLENLTLKDYYKLKLEQCERIKISNQQLKSFNLKNGNAKYDHGMNVIIESAPKLTSFCYEGNINFTIAMESSHSLNGIFLIRNLHENYDSNWFNSIMIFLLNLNCSWNIVILHVHSEKDLILSDNFKRICRSPLLNWKHLRVNTTCKPKNMSDLKDALMWISPSLETLSINEKVLL from the exons ATGGCTGAGGATAGAATTTCGAAACTACCGAATACAGTTATCGGTCACATTCTGTCGTTTCTCCCCACGGAGGATGCTACTCAGACATGCCTCCTTTCAAAGCGTTGGAAACTCATGTGGCATCTTGTGCCCACACTTTCTTTCTCCGATACTAATTTTCATTGGTCATGGGATTTCTACAACTATGTGGAAAACTGTTTGGCACATCGAAAGAAGGGTATGTATTACATGGACGATTCAGTCATTACAAGTTTTAAGCTTGAGATGGGTTATTTCTATCAAACAAGCAATTCTGCCCTCCTAGATGAATGGTTAGCTTTTGCAGTTAAGAATAAAGTAAAGGAAATAAATCTTCGCTTGAATTTTTCTCCGGAGGATGGTTACTATTACTTGTTACCTAAAACAGTAGTCAACTCTATAGATCTGACTATTTTGGAGTTGGAGGGGTTAGATTTGGGTACTAGTTCAATTAAACTTCCTGCATTGAAAACTTTGTCACTGAAATTCTGTTACTTTGATGATTATGACTTGGGTGATGGGCTATTTAAGTTTTTGTTGGGTTGCCCTTCCCTTGAGAAATTGCTCATAGATTCGAGTCTCAACTTAAGTTCTGCTGATGATCAGCTTCGTTTACAAAGTTCAAGCCTCAAGTTTATAAAAATTGACAATTTAGAAAATGTAGTACCTCTTCAAGTTGAAGCCATAAATCTTGAGTCTTTGGAGCTAAGTGGATTTATCTTTAAAAACTCAAGTCTTTCTGCATGCAAGGCAATTAGGAATCTCTCCCTAACTTTTAATGATAATGACTGTATTGAGAACATGTCATCATTAGAGTATATTATTTCTAACCTTCCCCTACTTGAGAACTTGACTTTGAAGGACTACTATAAATTGAAGTTGGAGCAGTGTGAGCGTATTAAAATCTCGAATCAACAGTTGAAAAGTTTCAATTTAAAGAATGGGAATGCTAAATATGATCATGGAATGAATGTTATTATTGAATCAGCTCCAAAATTAACATCCTTTTGTTATGAAGGTAATATTAACTTTACCATAGCAATGGAGTCATCTCATTCATTGAATGGAATATTCTTGATCCGTAATCTACATGAGAACTACGACTCAAATTGGTTTAATAGTATAATGATTTTTCTTCTAAATCTCAATTGCTCTTGGAATATTGTAATTCTGCATGTGCACTCAGAAAAG GATCTCATCTTGTCAGATAATTTCAAAAGAATATGTCGTTCTCCCTTGCTTAATTGGAAGCATCTTAGAGTTAATACTACTTGTAAGCCAAAGAATATGTCAGACTTGAAAGATGCCTTGATGTGGATCTCACCCTCTTTAGAAACATTATCTATTAATGAAAAAGTCCTACTTTAG